A window from Corynebacterium urogenitale encodes these proteins:
- a CDS encoding amino acid ABC transporter ATP-binding/permease protein — translation MTNTTKKAPTKPVGGRAQGTGHGHSRRELSRWMVRVARPVMKPLVASTFFRMVDQLAGIALFGFAVLFVADYGFWHGFSDSDALAGEDIGGLWGSGVSLWPMIGVLVGLSLLKAAARYLEQYLGHLVAFRALELLRTHTFGKLWPQAPAVMYGARSGDMLERLTKDIDRLEVFYAHTIAPAITGVLTPLIVVVSMGFWGSWPMAGVLAAGLAMQILLVPALGMRAARRNAEKQGELRGALAQSVTDSVQGRTEVVGYSLQVERQSQSRGIGEEIVEAVESSAMITGGRKFLSLLVSWVTPLAVFIVGAWESHGGFGSGAATRYVAAEGTGVLGMFSAVTLDPTVLAAVAMVVAFRTFQPSKEFEELQQTLDSTFASAERLFTLTQQEPLVKDDGADVASGARQLPVGALGFSMRDVTYAYPDCDRAPALVDCSAEFPAGKHTVVVGTSGSGKSTLMQLLMRYADPDAGRVVVVGGGDGDQAGQGADGTGRAAGGGLECAGEGATGGEVASAGEGASGGETASAGEGASGGEAASAGEGADDKVFNGSDRKLEEPLTTVSLQELRSTVTYVSQVPFLFNRSVRENLLMGRPEAKTSDLWAACEIAHITEHVEKLEKGIDTPVGELAGSWSGGQRARLALARALVTRPKVLILDEYTAHLDPELAAKVRRSVRAALPHITIIEVTHRVQSAMDADHVIVVDAGRVVQQGTATELMNPDGRQDSAFKRLLSRDVK, via the coding sequence ATGACTAACACGACGAAAAAGGCACCCACCAAGCCTGTTGGAGGCCGCGCTCAGGGGACGGGGCACGGGCACTCGCGGCGGGAACTGTCGCGCTGGATGGTGCGCGTGGCGCGGCCGGTGATGAAGCCGCTCGTGGCATCGACGTTTTTCCGGATGGTGGACCAACTGGCCGGGATCGCGCTGTTTGGGTTCGCCGTGCTTTTTGTGGCGGACTACGGGTTCTGGCACGGATTCAGCGACAGCGACGCGCTGGCGGGTGAGGACATCGGCGGACTGTGGGGCTCCGGGGTGAGCCTGTGGCCGATGATCGGAGTACTCGTGGGGCTGAGTCTGCTGAAGGCAGCTGCACGCTACCTGGAACAATACCTGGGGCACCTTGTGGCGTTTCGGGCGCTGGAGCTGCTGCGCACGCACACTTTTGGCAAGCTCTGGCCGCAGGCGCCGGCGGTGATGTATGGTGCGCGGTCCGGCGACATGCTGGAGCGGCTGACCAAAGACATCGACCGGCTGGAAGTCTTTTACGCGCACACCATCGCACCTGCGATCACCGGCGTGCTGACACCGCTGATTGTGGTGGTCAGCATGGGATTCTGGGGAAGCTGGCCAATGGCTGGCGTGCTGGCGGCGGGGCTTGCGATGCAGATTCTGCTGGTGCCTGCGCTGGGGATGCGCGCGGCCCGGCGTAATGCTGAAAAGCAGGGCGAACTGCGCGGTGCGCTGGCGCAGAGCGTGACCGACAGCGTGCAAGGGCGGACGGAGGTCGTGGGCTACTCGCTGCAGGTTGAGCGTCAAAGCCAGTCGCGTGGGATTGGTGAAGAGATCGTGGAGGCAGTCGAGTCCTCAGCGATGATCACTGGTGGGCGGAAATTCCTATCTTTGCTGGTGAGTTGGGTGACGCCGCTGGCGGTGTTTATCGTAGGTGCGTGGGAGAGCCACGGGGGCTTCGGGTCCGGAGCTGCGACGCGCTACGTTGCGGCTGAGGGCACTGGCGTGCTGGGGATGTTCAGTGCAGTGACGTTGGATCCCACAGTGCTGGCAGCAGTGGCAATGGTTGTGGCGTTTCGCACCTTCCAACCATCGAAGGAGTTTGAAGAGCTGCAGCAGACGTTGGATAGTACTTTCGCCTCCGCAGAGCGCCTCTTCACTCTGACGCAGCAAGAACCGCTGGTGAAGGATGACGGCGCCGACGTGGCGAGCGGGGCTCGGCAGCTGCCGGTTGGCGCTCTGGGGTTCTCCATGCGGGACGTGACCTATGCGTATCCGGATTGTGATCGTGCGCCAGCGCTTGTGGATTGCTCAGCGGAGTTTCCGGCGGGCAAGCACACGGTCGTTGTGGGCACCAGTGGTTCCGGCAAATCCACATTGATGCAGTTGCTTATGCGCTACGCAGATCCGGATGCTGGGCGCGTTGTTGTGGTCGGTGGCGGTGACGGAGACCAAGCTGGTCAGGGTGCTGATGGTACTGGCCGCGCGGCCGGTGGCGGTCTTGAGTGCGCTGGCGAGGGTGCTACCGGTGGTGAGGTCGCGAGTGCTGGCGAGGGCGCTAGCGGTGGTGAAACCGCGAGTGCTGGCGAGGGCGCTAGCGGTGGTGAGGCCGCGAGTGCTGGCGAGGGTGCCGACGACAAAGTGTTTAACGGCAGTGATCGGAAGCTGGAAGAGCCTCTGACCACCGTGAGCCTGCAAGAGCTCCGCAGCACCGTGACCTACGTGTCTCAGGTTCCGTTCTTGTTCAACCGGAGTGTACGAGAAAACCTGCTGATGGGGCGACCCGAAGCGAAGACAAGTGACCTCTGGGCTGCGTGCGAAATCGCCCATATCACGGAGCATGTGGAGAAGCTGGAGAAAGGGATTGATACTCCGGTCGGTGAATTGGCTGGTTCTTGGTCGGGCGGTCAGCGCGCGCGGCTCGCGCTTGCTCGTGCCTTGGTTACCCGGCCGAAAGTGCTAATTCTTGACGAATACACCGCCCACCTTGATCCGGAATTGGCAGCTAAGGTCCGCCGTTCTGTGCGAGCAGCGTTGCCACACATCACGATCATTGAAGTCACTCACCGCGTTCAGTCGGCGATGGATGCCGACCATGTCATCGTTGTGGATGCAGGTCGCGTGGTGCAGCAGGGAACGGCCACCGAGCTTATGAATCCCGATGGTCGGCAAGACTCGGCCTTCAAGAGACTGTTGTCCCGAGACGTGAAGTAG
- a CDS encoding acyltransferase family protein yields MPRPINKNHRYVSGLDGLRALAVAVVVLYHLNVPGFVGGLLGVGVFFTLSGYLITTNLMRSWDKRGNLGLKTFWLRRFRRLMPAVILTLIAVLILTAALEKQNLKQHGLEALSSLFYVNNWHMIFQEKSYFDNFGGPSPLSHMWSLSVEEQFYLVWPILLLVLLFALRSRFVVTLATLAIAVGSFVLMWVIADPAMDNTRAYEGTDTRAGGLLVGAALAIWLSSRAYKGKQTKPDLKFANAFGLIGVAGIVALVVLLPQESIFLYQGGLVLLSVASLLAIFSVLHEGTVWSKVFGWGPIRWIGERSYGIYLWHMPVIAFMPQAWLEEHKLWATLITVAVSVSIAALSWSLVEDPIRKHGVIPPIREWLRSRRANRELGVTDAQPSPFTRPFPAFFATGAAVVLAAIVAVGATPVFVNPTQTAAAAGGVPLAMELDSGDKRAATAAGGGQGSADAGGLEAADGGAEAAAAGKNKKAGQMSCERVVHVGDSTSIGMFATDQVNTPEDSAFNTYVEYGAKEVVDSVFGARSTTEGWDAPDGSASYPSAIDSVNELKARVPAEGTCWVVATGVNDAANISAGASLGHRERIDEMMELLGKDAKVLWPMVTTNTDSGHYARSNMEIFNDALREATEDYPNLRLYDWPSEVDYNWFGVDDYAHYGSEGNTQRAHRFAAALAKAFPAEKNGEPSEEKILTSGL; encoded by the coding sequence ATGCCACGGCCGATTAACAAAAACCATCGCTACGTCTCCGGCCTCGACGGCCTGCGCGCGCTCGCAGTGGCCGTCGTAGTGCTGTACCACCTGAATGTGCCGGGGTTCGTTGGCGGACTGCTGGGCGTCGGTGTGTTCTTTACGCTGTCCGGCTACCTCATCACAACCAACCTCATGCGCTCCTGGGACAAGCGCGGCAACCTCGGGTTGAAAACCTTCTGGCTGCGGCGCTTCCGGCGCCTCATGCCCGCCGTCATCCTGACGCTCATCGCGGTCCTGATCCTCACCGCCGCGCTGGAAAAGCAGAACCTGAAGCAGCACGGACTGGAAGCGCTGTCCAGCCTGTTCTACGTGAACAACTGGCACATGATCTTCCAGGAAAAGTCCTACTTCGATAACTTCGGCGGCCCCAGCCCCCTGAGCCATATGTGGTCGCTGTCGGTTGAGGAGCAGTTCTACCTGGTTTGGCCAATCCTGCTGCTCGTGCTGCTCTTCGCGCTGCGCAGCCGATTTGTGGTGACGCTGGCGACCCTGGCGATCGCGGTGGGCAGCTTCGTGTTGATGTGGGTCATCGCTGACCCGGCGATGGACAACACCCGCGCCTACGAAGGCACCGATACCCGTGCGGGTGGCCTGCTGGTCGGTGCGGCGCTAGCGATCTGGCTTTCGAGCCGCGCCTACAAGGGCAAGCAGACCAAGCCTGATCTGAAGTTCGCGAACGCGTTCGGGCTCATCGGCGTGGCCGGCATTGTGGCGCTGGTGGTGCTGCTGCCGCAGGAATCGATATTCCTGTACCAGGGCGGGCTGGTGCTGCTGTCGGTAGCTTCTCTGCTGGCGATTTTCTCTGTACTGCACGAAGGGACCGTGTGGTCGAAGGTCTTCGGCTGGGGGCCAATTCGCTGGATCGGCGAGCGCTCCTATGGCATCTACCTGTGGCACATGCCGGTGATCGCTTTCATGCCGCAGGCGTGGCTCGAGGAGCACAAACTGTGGGCCACCCTGATCACGGTTGCGGTGTCTGTGTCCATTGCCGCCCTGAGCTGGTCTTTGGTGGAGGATCCGATCCGCAAGCACGGCGTGATCCCACCGATCCGCGAGTGGCTGCGCTCCCGCAGGGCCAACCGCGAGCTAGGTGTCACGGACGCTCAGCCATCGCCGTTCACTCGCCCGTTCCCGGCGTTCTTCGCCACCGGCGCTGCCGTGGTGTTAGCGGCGATTGTTGCGGTAGGTGCCACGCCTGTGTTCGTTAATCCGACGCAAACAGCCGCCGCAGCGGGAGGCGTTCCACTAGCGATGGAGCTGGATTCCGGTGACAAGAGGGCGGCGACCGCTGCTGGTGGCGGCCAGGGTTCTGCAGATGCAGGCGGTTTGGAGGCTGCGGATGGTGGCGCCGAGGCCGCAGCTGCCGGAAAGAATAAGAAGGCTGGACAGATGTCGTGTGAACGTGTGGTGCATGTGGGTGATTCCACGTCCATCGGCATGTTTGCAACTGACCAGGTCAATACGCCGGAAGATAGCGCCTTCAATACCTACGTTGAGTACGGGGCGAAAGAGGTCGTGGACAGTGTCTTCGGTGCCCGTTCCACTACTGAAGGCTGGGACGCTCCGGATGGTTCCGCCAGCTACCCTTCTGCCATTGATTCCGTGAACGAGCTCAAGGCGCGCGTACCAGCCGAAGGAACATGCTGGGTTGTGGCGACCGGTGTGAACGATGCTGCGAATATTTCCGCAGGTGCAAGCTTAGGTCACCGCGAGCGTATCGACGAGATGATGGAGCTCCTGGGTAAGGATGCGAAGGTGCTGTGGCCGATGGTGACCACCAATACGGATTCCGGTCATTACGCCCGCTCCAACATGGAGATCTTCAACGATGCCCTGCGCGAGGCCACTGAGGACTACCCGAACCTGCGCCTGTACGACTGGCCGAGCGAGGTGGACTATAACTGGTTCGGGGTGGATGACTACGCCCACTATGGCTCCGAGGGCAACACGCAGCGTGCGCACCGCTTTGCAGCCGCGCTGGCCAAGGCGTTCCCTGCAGAAAAGAATGGGGAACCATCTGAGGAAAAGATCCTGACCAGCGGGCTGTAG
- a CDS encoding DUF6777 domain-containing protein, whose amino-acid sequence MNGTNNGGSDNNANGRNYPNQWDNQWHNQPGQPHPGQQTNQPGQPQQPTQPGQYYSARPTQPTQPSQQSPAQPGQPPHQWQHQPPTTPPATEPKKKTPLLKIGALLAALVLAIAGGIYVVTQTGIGQKLAEMSYIASADPGPEAFMDTVVNDDSADIVQSAEIPEGRLAGGVDGSSDNLYGGTGELSTCDAAALLDHLNANDELNTAFAEGIGINADDVERYVNALSPLVLMQDTWVTNHGFNNGHANPFQAVLQRGTAVLVDAKGVPRVRCACGNPLAEAWNGYTAPSTNNTAWDGYTPGNVVAVYDAGESQKQLKIRDLETGSAEDYAISDDKIDAQTKVTDAVTDDTPKTVPSDMDVKPDEELLNTLGMKPAENGDARPTGGERFQTGNGSFDPEAEAKPEEKTTEVDAAAFETNPNIFYIPFEGQRGWCLAKHYTDDFSLLCSPKALSTDLKASFTGNSLDIAAAPISQVVYKTGSGRFESGSTAHPSGPGGLRGEPTYLKEGESVTIRDFTCYNLSDRIRCEGPGSQFDAIDDDGLYIDESPEKVGATCGEVEITASRRTVTVRVANGFVDCEEAMEIAEKYVNSPNDGTYGQRNIQTIDNWGCAYRSLRDSEELGWSGNCTSSDTGGTFVLQ is encoded by the coding sequence GTGAACGGCACAAACAACGGCGGTTCGGACAATAACGCCAACGGGCGCAACTACCCGAACCAGTGGGATAACCAGTGGCACAACCAACCGGGTCAGCCACACCCCGGGCAACAAACAAACCAGCCGGGTCAACCACAACAACCCACGCAGCCCGGCCAGTACTACTCCGCCCGACCTACGCAACCCACTCAGCCCAGCCAGCAATCCCCCGCACAACCGGGTCAGCCACCCCACCAGTGGCAACACCAACCACCCACTACACCACCGGCCACCGAACCGAAAAAGAAAACCCCGCTGCTCAAAATCGGTGCCCTACTAGCAGCACTCGTACTAGCCATCGCCGGCGGCATCTACGTCGTCACCCAAACCGGCATCGGCCAAAAACTCGCCGAAATGAGCTACATCGCCTCCGCCGACCCCGGACCGGAAGCCTTCATGGACACCGTCGTCAACGACGACTCCGCCGACATCGTCCAATCCGCAGAGATTCCCGAAGGACGACTGGCTGGTGGTGTCGACGGCAGCTCCGACAACCTCTACGGCGGCACCGGCGAACTATCCACCTGCGACGCCGCAGCACTACTAGACCACCTCAACGCCAACGACGAACTCAACACAGCCTTCGCCGAAGGCATCGGCATCAACGCCGACGATGTTGAGCGCTACGTCAACGCACTAAGCCCACTAGTACTCATGCAAGACACCTGGGTGACCAACCACGGCTTCAACAACGGCCACGCCAACCCCTTCCAAGCCGTCCTCCAACGAGGCACCGCCGTTCTCGTCGACGCCAAAGGCGTACCCCGAGTCCGCTGCGCCTGCGGCAACCCACTAGCCGAAGCCTGGAACGGCTACACCGCACCAAGCACCAACAACACCGCCTGGGACGGCTACACCCCAGGCAACGTCGTCGCAGTCTACGATGCTGGCGAGTCCCAAAAACAACTAAAAATCCGCGACCTCGAAACCGGCTCCGCGGAAGACTACGCAATTTCTGACGACAAAATTGACGCGCAAACAAAGGTCACCGACGCCGTCACCGACGACACACCTAAAACTGTTCCAAGCGACATGGACGTCAAACCAGACGAAGAACTCCTGAACACACTGGGCATGAAACCAGCAGAAAATGGAGACGCACGACCCACCGGCGGCGAACGCTTCCAAACCGGCAATGGTAGCTTCGACCCGGAGGCAGAGGCGAAGCCGGAGGAAAAGACGACTGAAGTAGACGCAGCAGCCTTCGAAACCAACCCGAATATTTTCTATATCCCATTCGAAGGACAGCGCGGGTGGTGCCTGGCGAAGCACTACACGGATGATTTCTCCCTTCTGTGTTCTCCTAAGGCCTTGAGTACGGACCTGAAGGCGAGTTTCACGGGCAATTCCCTCGATATTGCAGCCGCACCAATTTCCCAGGTCGTGTACAAAACCGGCTCTGGTCGCTTCGAATCAGGATCCACTGCGCATCCAAGTGGCCCAGGGGGCCTCAGGGGTGAGCCAACCTACCTGAAGGAGGGTGAGTCCGTGACCATTCGGGATTTCACCTGCTACAACCTCAGCGACCGGATTCGCTGTGAGGGCCCAGGGTCCCAGTTCGATGCCATCGACGATGATGGCCTGTACATTGATGAATCCCCTGAAAAGGTTGGCGCAACCTGTGGCGAAGTAGAAATTACTGCTTCCCGTCGTACTGTCACAGTCCGAGTCGCCAACGGTTTCGTCGACTGCGAGGAAGCAATGGAGATCGCTGAAAAGTACGTGAATTCTCCCAACGATGGAACCTACGGGCAACGCAATATTCAAACCATCGACAATTGGGGCTGTGCATACCGCAGCCTTCGCGATAGCGAAGAGCTGGGATGGAGCGGCAACTGTACCAGCAGCGACACCGGCGGCACTTTCGTCCTGCAGTAG
- a CDS encoding ABC transporter ATP-binding protein/permease yields MSIFDSPAGSRRIKTGFALSLVTTALTACFFLSIGELIDGHIAPFLPLILAFAAALLTVLTGYIAEVGAKKEELTLRAQLLDSWWKKIGLDNKHSSSGRVVSLMTDSVERVTNYRQGFLAPLMGAAACPLVVLVIVAIGIDWFSALALLLFIPIIPLTINGFQKAFQKVSSESRDAREALANRYLESIQGLETLVMLGAAARTEKELADVGEHNRVALMRLLSRNQLILFVSDAVFSLACVTAAAALAAWRHANYTLTFGQAVALVLCSILLIGPLEMIGAFFYVGMGGRASQKAMERFGLGSELVDQPDVEQFNGTITINGARLGYGEDAVLRNVNLRLPANSTTVLTGPSGGGKSTLLGAMKGLVFPQAGEVRVGGRGASDRSSRSIQDASALVAQTTWLFSGSVAENLRIVKPDATERAMWSALKLVDLDGFVRALPQGLDTEIGERGQGLSGGQAQRLSLARALLSGRKIILLDEPTSQVDLESEEVIMHALGELAGTRTLVLVTHRASAQLEGAVQMRVEGGEVRLLSTTDNDCGPDGAEGEGNND; encoded by the coding sequence ATGAGCATCTTCGATTCCCCCGCGGGCAGCCGCCGTATCAAAACCGGCTTCGCGTTATCCCTAGTCACCACGGCCCTCACGGCCTGTTTCTTCCTCAGTATCGGCGAGTTGATCGATGGGCACATCGCCCCATTCTTGCCCCTTATCCTCGCGTTTGCTGCGGCTCTCCTCACCGTCCTCACCGGCTACATCGCCGAGGTCGGCGCCAAAAAAGAGGAGCTGACCCTCCGCGCCCAACTGCTGGACAGCTGGTGGAAGAAAATCGGCCTCGACAACAAACACAGCTCCTCGGGCCGCGTGGTGTCCCTCATGACGGACTCCGTCGAGCGCGTCACCAACTACCGCCAGGGTTTCCTCGCCCCCTTGATGGGCGCGGCAGCCTGCCCACTGGTGGTGCTGGTGATCGTCGCGATCGGCATCGATTGGTTCTCCGCGCTGGCCTTGCTGCTGTTCATCCCGATCATCCCGCTGACCATCAACGGTTTCCAAAAAGCTTTCCAAAAGGTCTCCAGCGAATCTCGCGACGCCCGCGAGGCCCTGGCCAACCGCTATTTGGAATCCATCCAGGGCCTGGAAACGCTCGTGATGCTCGGTGCCGCGGCACGTACGGAAAAGGAACTGGCGGATGTCGGCGAGCATAATCGTGTGGCTCTCATGCGCCTGCTGTCCCGCAACCAGCTCATCCTCTTCGTCTCTGACGCTGTATTCTCTCTGGCTTGCGTCACCGCCGCTGCAGCTCTGGCCGCCTGGCGCCACGCGAATTACACCTTGACTTTCGGCCAGGCAGTGGCGCTGGTCTTGTGCTCCATCCTGCTCATTGGTCCTCTGGAGATGATCGGTGCTTTCTTCTACGTCGGCATGGGCGGCCGTGCCTCCCAGAAAGCCATGGAGCGTTTCGGTCTGGGCTCGGAGCTAGTAGACCAGCCTGACGTCGAACAATTCAACGGCACAATCACAATCAACGGCGCGCGCCTCGGCTACGGCGAGGACGCTGTGCTGCGCAACGTGAACCTGCGCCTGCCCGCGAACTCCACCACGGTCCTCACGGGCCCTTCCGGCGGCGGCAAATCCACCCTGCTCGGCGCCATGAAAGGCCTGGTGTTCCCGCAGGCAGGCGAGGTGCGCGTGGGCGGCCGTGGCGCCTCGGACCGCTCGTCGCGCAGCATTCAGGACGCCTCCGCCCTCGTCGCGCAGACAACCTGGCTGTTCTCTGGCAGCGTCGCCGAGAACTTACGCATCGTCAAGCCCGACGCCACCGAGCGCGCAATGTGGTCAGCCCTCAAACTCGTAGACCTCGATGGGTTTGTGCGGGCTCTGCCGCAGGGTCTGGATACGGAGATCGGTGAGCGTGGCCAGGGGTTGTCTGGTGGCCAGGCGCAGAGGCTGTCGCTTGCACGCGCGTTGCTGAGTGGTCGCAAGATCATCCTGCTGGATGAGCCGACCTCGCAGGTGGACCTGGAATCGGAAGAAGTGATCATGCACGCACTGGGTGAACTGGCTGGCACCCGCACGCTGGTGCTTGTCACGCACCGCGCATCGGCGCAGCTCGAAGGGGCCGTGCAGATGCGCGTCGAGGGAGGCGAAGTGCGTTTGTTAAGCACCACAGATAACGACTGCGGACCTGATGGCGCCGAAGGTGAGGGAAACAATGACTAA